In Cucurbita pepo subsp. pepo cultivar mu-cu-16 chromosome LG04, ASM280686v2, whole genome shotgun sequence, the following are encoded in one genomic region:
- the LOC111793930 gene encoding probable RNA-dependent RNA polymerase 5 isoform X4 gives MEKFESEVWKAFGEKYVNKEDRRVYVDWDRRKTHIYHCYVELDGSYRFKGPYLNHTKTHLQRVLGDDNVLMVKFAEDVSDRCSISHPGGSFYAYKKIARDGILLGLRRYQFFVFKDGGKEEKKKNPTTSAVKCYFVRMESAAYFDKLQPYKLSNRTIFEARSLFMHPHTVSSVASYMARFSLILSKTINLKIDLSSVNVQRIADIPCKDVNGNVMYRDGKPLIHTDGTGFISEDLALECPMNVFKGQAKHDAGLKRIPAFEVFQNKTSQVILPGLELREPPLLIQFRLFYNGLAVKGTFLVNKQLPSRTIQIRNSMIKVEKDPNLENAETENSLEVVGTSNPPKRAYISRNLIALLNYGGVPREYFMNILVDALRDVQGVFSSKRAALRVSINNGDMDDFLVARMILSGIPLNESYLQYRLSMLLREEKKSLKSGRLHVPDCYYLMGTADPTCTLESNEVCVILENGQINGKVLVYRNPGLHFGDIHVLTAKYVEDLVPVVGNAKYGIFFSCKGPRSVADEIAGGDFDGDMYWVSRNSQLLEYFRPGEPWRPSPSMEVIADIKPNEFSAEDLEAELFKLFLTARFQPSYAKSVAADNWVALMDQLLMLGEDCKEERNRVRAKILRLINMYYDALDAPKKGGKEIEVPEHLKAGTFPHFMERGKKSYTSTSILGQIFDTVNMFQEEAPNIEVQKLPCFEEEVADDTLMKWKFQYEMYRKEMRDALQLDPDAKNVAAEATIKKYKEILYGAEELDGSPRWMEEVYKEALAIYHVTYEYAMSHGCVRYCSFAWRVAGSALFNLCARKHSENSFLCLPSVMRQILCSS, from the exons ATGGAGAAATTTGAGTCTGAAGTTTGGAAAGCATTTGGTGAAAAATACGTTAATAAGGAAGACAGACGAGTG TATGTTGATTGGGATCGTAGGAAAACACACATCTACCACTGTTATGTTGAATTGGATGGGAGTTATAGGTTCAAG GGTCCATATTTGAACCATACAAAAACTCATCTGCAAAGGGTTTTAGGCGATGACAATGTTCTGATGGTCAAGTTTGCTGAAGACGTCTCTGATAGATGTTCAATAAGCCATCCTGGTGGATCATTTTATGCTTATAAAAAGATTGCTAGAGACGGCATTCTTCTTGGATTGCGTCGATATCAGTTTTTTG TTTTCAAAGATGGTGGCaaggaggaaaaaaagaagaatccaACCACATCAGCAGTGAAGTGCTATTTTGTCAGAATGGAGTCAGCGGCATATTTTGATAAGCTTCAACCTTATAAATTATCTAATAGAACAATTTTTGAAGCTAGGAGTCTTTTCATGCATCCACACACGGTGTCTAGTGTAGCAAGCTACATGGCTAG GTTTTCACTCATTCTGTCGAAGACGATAAACCTCAAAATTGATTTATCTTCAGTAAATGTTCAAAGAATCGCGGATATACCTTGCAAA GATGTCAATGGTAATGTCATGTATAGAGATGGAAAACCACTTATACATACAGACGGAACGGGATTTATATCGGAGGACTTAGCTTTGGAGTGCCCTATGAATGTATTTAAAGGGCAGGCAAAGCATGATGCTGGCCTTAAG AGAATTCCTGCCTTTGAAGTATTTCAGAATAAGACTTCGCAAGTAATACTGCCCGGGCTTGAACTTCGAGAACCA CCCTTGCTAATTCAGTTCCGACTTTTTTACAACGGTCTTGCTGTTAAAGGAACATTTCTAGTGAATAAACAG CTTCCTTCTAGAACAATTCAAATTCGCAATTCTATGATCAAAGTTGAAAAAGATCCAAATCTTGAAAATGCTGAAACAGAGAACTCACTGGAGGTGGTAGGAACCAG TAATCCGCCAAAGAGGGCATATATTTCAAGAAACTTAATAGCACTCTTAAATTATGGAGGCGTCCCAAGAGAGTATTTCATGAATATCCTTGTGGATGCTTTGAGAGATGTTCAGGGTGTTTTTTCTAGTAAGCGTGCAGCTTTAAGAG TTTCCATTAACAACGGTGATATGGATGACTTCCTAGTTGCAAGAATGATTTTATCTGGAATTCCTCTGAATGAATCGTATTTGCAATATCGGTTGTCTATGCTTCTGAGGGAGGAGAAAAAGAGCTTGAAAAGCGGAAGGCTTCACGTGCCTGATTGTTACTATTTGATGGGGACAGCCGACCCCACCTGTACTCTTGAGAGCAATGAAGTCTGCGTTATCCT TGAGAATGGTCAAATCAATGGGAAGGTTCTTGTCTATCGCAATCCTGGATTACATTTTGGTGATATCCATGTTTTAACGGCTAAATATGTGGAGGACTTGGTACCTGTGGTGGGAAATGCAAAATATGGTATATTCTTCTCTTGTAAGGGTCCCCGTTCAGTAGCTGATGAAATAGCCGGTGGTGATTTTGATGGTGATATGTACTGGGTTTCCAGAAATTCTCAG TTGTTAGAGTATTTCAGACCAGGTGAACCTTGGAGGCCAAGTCCTTCAATGGAAGTAATAGCTGATATAAAGCCAAATGAATTTTCTGCGGAGGATCTAGAGGCGGAgctatttaaattattcttgACAGCTCGGTTTCAGCCAAG TTATGCAAAGAGTGTTGCAGCTGATAACTGGGTAGCATTGATGGATCAACTACTAATGCTGGGTGAAGActgtaaagaagaaagaaatcgtGTAAGGGCAAAGATTCTCCGGTTGATCAATATGTATTATGATGCTTTAGATGCACCTAAAAAAGGCGGGAAAGAG ATTGAAGTTCCAGAACACCTGAAGGCAGGAACGTTCCCTCATTTCAtggaaaggggaaaaaaatcatataccTCAACATCAATTCTAGGACAAATTTTTGATACTGTTAACATGTTTCAAGAAGAAGCGCCAAACATTG AGGTTCAAAAACTTCCATGCTTTGAAGAAGAAGTGGCTGATGATACCTTGATGAAGTGGAAGTTTCAGTATGAGATGTATAGAAAAGAGATGAGGGACGCCTTGCAGCTCGATCCTGATGCCAAAAACGTAGCTGCTGAAGCCACCATTAAAAAGTACAAAGAG ATATTGTACGGTGCGGAAGAGCTGGACGGCAGCCCGAGGTGGATGGAGGAGGTATACAAGGAAGCTCTTGCAATATATCACGTTACATATGAGTATGCGATGAGCCATGGGTGTGTGCGCTATTGCAGCTTTGCATGGAGAGTTGCAGGTTCGGCTCTCTTCAACCTCTGTGCCAGAAAACATTCTGAAAACAGCTTTCTTTGCCTCCCTTCAGTCATGCGTCAGATTCTTTGTTCATCTTAG
- the LOC111793930 gene encoding probable RNA-dependent RNA polymerase 5 isoform X1 codes for MADHFHEVPLPPSVEQFLLQICTQQNQPPPDAKARRALASLGEEMALDALRKISSCSVRNLSGFIMHMVRNDPCISPQNKMVAVFSPHTSPSSTGCVSQLHSPSTCSVSLYQSLSSCRVSSPQGTAEKTKFEASTPDKSAIYSSLVSDRVKIPQFVALGELEFRRAFLILSYIGGESLERVTTADQIQSLSQLAMEKFESEVWKAFGEKYVNKEDRRVYVDWDRRKTHIYHCYVELDGSYRFKGPYLNHTKTHLQRVLGDDNVLMVKFAEDVSDRCSISHPGGSFYAYKKIARDGILLGLRRYQFFVFKDGGKEEKKKNPTTSAVKCYFVRMESAAYFDKLQPYKLSNRTIFEARSLFMHPHTVSSVASYMARFSLILSKTINLKIDLSSVNVQRIADIPCKDVNGNVMYRDGKPLIHTDGTGFISEDLALECPMNVFKGQAKHDAGLKRIPAFEVFQNKTSQVILPGLELREPPLLIQFRLFYNGLAVKGTFLVNKQLPSRTIQIRNSMIKVEKDPNLENAETENSLEVVGTSNPPKRAYISRNLIALLNYGGVPREYFMNILVDALRDVQGVFSSKRAALRVSINNGDMDDFLVARMILSGIPLNESYLQYRLSMLLREEKKSLKSGRLHVPDCYYLMGTADPTCTLESNEVCVILENGQINGKVLVYRNPGLHFGDIHVLTAKYVEDLVPVVGNAKYGIFFSCKGPRSVADEIAGGDFDGDMYWVSRNSQLLEYFRPGEPWRPSPSMEVIADIKPNEFSAEDLEAELFKLFLTARFQPSYAKSVAADNWVALMDQLLMLGEDCKEERNRVRAKILRLINMYYDALDAPKKGGKEIEVPEHLKAGTFPHFMERGKKSYTSTSILGQIFDTVNMFQEEAPNIEVQKLPCFEEEVADDTLMKWKFQYEMYRKEMRDALQLDPDAKNVAAEATIKKYKEILYGAEELDGSPRWMEEVYKEALAIYHVTYEYAMSHGCVRYCSFAWRVAGSALFNLCARKHSENSFLCLPSVMRQILCSS; via the exons ATGGCTGATCATTTTCACGAAGTGCCTCTTCCGCCGTCCGTCGAGCAGTTTCTTCTCCAAATCTGTACGCAACAGAATCAGCCACCGCCTGATGCCAAAGCGCGACGGGCGTTAGCTTCTTTAGGAGAAGAAATGGCTCTTGATGCTCTCCGCAAAATCTCCTCCTGCTCTGTTAGGAACCTTAGCGGTTTCATCATGCATATGGTTCGTAATGATCCTTGCATTTCACCTCAGAACAAGATGGTTGCCGTTTTTTCTCCGCATACGAGTCCATCTTCCACTGGCTGTGTTTCTCAGCTTCACAGTCCTTCGACTTGCTCCGTTTCTCTGTATCAAAGTCTTTCATCTTGTCGCGTTTCTAGCCCACAAG GAACTGCTGAGAAAACAAAGTTTGAGGCGTCAACTCCAGACAAATCTGCAATCTATTCATCGTTGGTTTCAGATAGAGTAAAGATTCCGCAATTTGTGGCTTTGGGTGAGCTTGAATTTAGAAGGGCGTTTTTGATATTGAGTTATATTGGAGG AGAAAGCTTAGAAAGAGTCACAACAGCAGACCAAATTCAAAGTCTGAGCCAGTTGGCGATGGAGAAATTTGAGTCTGAAGTTTGGAAAGCATTTGGTGAAAAATACGTTAATAAGGAAGACAGACGAGTG TATGTTGATTGGGATCGTAGGAAAACACACATCTACCACTGTTATGTTGAATTGGATGGGAGTTATAGGTTCAAG GGTCCATATTTGAACCATACAAAAACTCATCTGCAAAGGGTTTTAGGCGATGACAATGTTCTGATGGTCAAGTTTGCTGAAGACGTCTCTGATAGATGTTCAATAAGCCATCCTGGTGGATCATTTTATGCTTATAAAAAGATTGCTAGAGACGGCATTCTTCTTGGATTGCGTCGATATCAGTTTTTTG TTTTCAAAGATGGTGGCaaggaggaaaaaaagaagaatccaACCACATCAGCAGTGAAGTGCTATTTTGTCAGAATGGAGTCAGCGGCATATTTTGATAAGCTTCAACCTTATAAATTATCTAATAGAACAATTTTTGAAGCTAGGAGTCTTTTCATGCATCCACACACGGTGTCTAGTGTAGCAAGCTACATGGCTAG GTTTTCACTCATTCTGTCGAAGACGATAAACCTCAAAATTGATTTATCTTCAGTAAATGTTCAAAGAATCGCGGATATACCTTGCAAA GATGTCAATGGTAATGTCATGTATAGAGATGGAAAACCACTTATACATACAGACGGAACGGGATTTATATCGGAGGACTTAGCTTTGGAGTGCCCTATGAATGTATTTAAAGGGCAGGCAAAGCATGATGCTGGCCTTAAG AGAATTCCTGCCTTTGAAGTATTTCAGAATAAGACTTCGCAAGTAATACTGCCCGGGCTTGAACTTCGAGAACCA CCCTTGCTAATTCAGTTCCGACTTTTTTACAACGGTCTTGCTGTTAAAGGAACATTTCTAGTGAATAAACAG CTTCCTTCTAGAACAATTCAAATTCGCAATTCTATGATCAAAGTTGAAAAAGATCCAAATCTTGAAAATGCTGAAACAGAGAACTCACTGGAGGTGGTAGGAACCAG TAATCCGCCAAAGAGGGCATATATTTCAAGAAACTTAATAGCACTCTTAAATTATGGAGGCGTCCCAAGAGAGTATTTCATGAATATCCTTGTGGATGCTTTGAGAGATGTTCAGGGTGTTTTTTCTAGTAAGCGTGCAGCTTTAAGAG TTTCCATTAACAACGGTGATATGGATGACTTCCTAGTTGCAAGAATGATTTTATCTGGAATTCCTCTGAATGAATCGTATTTGCAATATCGGTTGTCTATGCTTCTGAGGGAGGAGAAAAAGAGCTTGAAAAGCGGAAGGCTTCACGTGCCTGATTGTTACTATTTGATGGGGACAGCCGACCCCACCTGTACTCTTGAGAGCAATGAAGTCTGCGTTATCCT TGAGAATGGTCAAATCAATGGGAAGGTTCTTGTCTATCGCAATCCTGGATTACATTTTGGTGATATCCATGTTTTAACGGCTAAATATGTGGAGGACTTGGTACCTGTGGTGGGAAATGCAAAATATGGTATATTCTTCTCTTGTAAGGGTCCCCGTTCAGTAGCTGATGAAATAGCCGGTGGTGATTTTGATGGTGATATGTACTGGGTTTCCAGAAATTCTCAG TTGTTAGAGTATTTCAGACCAGGTGAACCTTGGAGGCCAAGTCCTTCAATGGAAGTAATAGCTGATATAAAGCCAAATGAATTTTCTGCGGAGGATCTAGAGGCGGAgctatttaaattattcttgACAGCTCGGTTTCAGCCAAG TTATGCAAAGAGTGTTGCAGCTGATAACTGGGTAGCATTGATGGATCAACTACTAATGCTGGGTGAAGActgtaaagaagaaagaaatcgtGTAAGGGCAAAGATTCTCCGGTTGATCAATATGTATTATGATGCTTTAGATGCACCTAAAAAAGGCGGGAAAGAG ATTGAAGTTCCAGAACACCTGAAGGCAGGAACGTTCCCTCATTTCAtggaaaggggaaaaaaatcatataccTCAACATCAATTCTAGGACAAATTTTTGATACTGTTAACATGTTTCAAGAAGAAGCGCCAAACATTG AGGTTCAAAAACTTCCATGCTTTGAAGAAGAAGTGGCTGATGATACCTTGATGAAGTGGAAGTTTCAGTATGAGATGTATAGAAAAGAGATGAGGGACGCCTTGCAGCTCGATCCTGATGCCAAAAACGTAGCTGCTGAAGCCACCATTAAAAAGTACAAAGAG ATATTGTACGGTGCGGAAGAGCTGGACGGCAGCCCGAGGTGGATGGAGGAGGTATACAAGGAAGCTCTTGCAATATATCACGTTACATATGAGTATGCGATGAGCCATGGGTGTGTGCGCTATTGCAGCTTTGCATGGAGAGTTGCAGGTTCGGCTCTCTTCAACCTCTGTGCCAGAAAACATTCTGAAAACAGCTTTCTTTGCCTCCCTTCAGTCATGCGTCAGATTCTTTGTTCATCTTAG
- the LOC111793930 gene encoding probable RNA-dependent RNA polymerase 5 isoform X3, protein MADHFHEVPLPPSVEQFLLQICTQQNQPPPDAKARRALASLGEEMALDALRKISSCSVRNLSGFIMHMVRNDPCISPQNKMVAVFSPHTSPSSTGCVSQLHSPSTCSVSLYQSLSSCRVSSPQGTAEKTKFEASTPDKSAIYSSLVSDRVKIPQFVALGELEFRRAFLILSYIGGESLERVTTADQIQSLSQLAMEKFESEVWKAFGEKYVNKEDRRVYVDWDRRKTHIYHCYVELDGSYRFKGPYLNHTKTHLQRVLGDDNVLMVKFAEDVSDRCSISHPGGSFYAYKKIARDGILLGLRRYQFFVFKDGGKEEKKKNPTTSAVKCYFVRMESAAYFDKLQPYKLSNRTIFEARSLFMHPHTVSSVASYMARFSLILSKTINLKIDLSSVNVQRIADIPCKDVNGNVMYRDGKPLIHTDGTGFISEDLALECPMNVFKGQAKHDAGLKRIPAFEVFQNKTSQVILPGLELREPPLLIQFRLFYNGLAVKGTFLVNKQLPSRTIQIRNSMIKVEKDPNLENAETENSLEVVGTSNPPKRAYISRNLIALLNYGGVPREYFMNILVDALRDVQGVFSSKRAALRVSINNGDMDDFLVARMILSGIPLNESYLQYRLSMLLREEKKSLKSGRLHVPDCYYLMGTADPTCTLESNEVCVILENGQINGKVLVYRNPGLHFGDIHVLTAKYVEDLVPVVGNAKYGIFFSCKGPRSVADEIAGGDFDGDMYWVSRNSQLLEYFRPGEPWRPSPSMEVIADIKPNEFSAEDLEAELFKLFLTARFQPSYAKSVAADNWVALMDQLLMLGEDCKEERNRVRAKILRLINMYYDALDAPKKGGKEIEVPEHLKAGTFPHFMERGKKSYTSTSILGQIFDTVNMFQEEAPNIEVQKLPCFEEEVADDTLMKWKFQYEMYRKEMRDALQLDPDAKNVAAEATIKKYCTVRKSWTAARGGWRRYTRKLLQYITLHMSMR, encoded by the exons ATGGCTGATCATTTTCACGAAGTGCCTCTTCCGCCGTCCGTCGAGCAGTTTCTTCTCCAAATCTGTACGCAACAGAATCAGCCACCGCCTGATGCCAAAGCGCGACGGGCGTTAGCTTCTTTAGGAGAAGAAATGGCTCTTGATGCTCTCCGCAAAATCTCCTCCTGCTCTGTTAGGAACCTTAGCGGTTTCATCATGCATATGGTTCGTAATGATCCTTGCATTTCACCTCAGAACAAGATGGTTGCCGTTTTTTCTCCGCATACGAGTCCATCTTCCACTGGCTGTGTTTCTCAGCTTCACAGTCCTTCGACTTGCTCCGTTTCTCTGTATCAAAGTCTTTCATCTTGTCGCGTTTCTAGCCCACAAG GAACTGCTGAGAAAACAAAGTTTGAGGCGTCAACTCCAGACAAATCTGCAATCTATTCATCGTTGGTTTCAGATAGAGTAAAGATTCCGCAATTTGTGGCTTTGGGTGAGCTTGAATTTAGAAGGGCGTTTTTGATATTGAGTTATATTGGAGG AGAAAGCTTAGAAAGAGTCACAACAGCAGACCAAATTCAAAGTCTGAGCCAGTTGGCGATGGAGAAATTTGAGTCTGAAGTTTGGAAAGCATTTGGTGAAAAATACGTTAATAAGGAAGACAGACGAGTG TATGTTGATTGGGATCGTAGGAAAACACACATCTACCACTGTTATGTTGAATTGGATGGGAGTTATAGGTTCAAG GGTCCATATTTGAACCATACAAAAACTCATCTGCAAAGGGTTTTAGGCGATGACAATGTTCTGATGGTCAAGTTTGCTGAAGACGTCTCTGATAGATGTTCAATAAGCCATCCTGGTGGATCATTTTATGCTTATAAAAAGATTGCTAGAGACGGCATTCTTCTTGGATTGCGTCGATATCAGTTTTTTG TTTTCAAAGATGGTGGCaaggaggaaaaaaagaagaatccaACCACATCAGCAGTGAAGTGCTATTTTGTCAGAATGGAGTCAGCGGCATATTTTGATAAGCTTCAACCTTATAAATTATCTAATAGAACAATTTTTGAAGCTAGGAGTCTTTTCATGCATCCACACACGGTGTCTAGTGTAGCAAGCTACATGGCTAG GTTTTCACTCATTCTGTCGAAGACGATAAACCTCAAAATTGATTTATCTTCAGTAAATGTTCAAAGAATCGCGGATATACCTTGCAAA GATGTCAATGGTAATGTCATGTATAGAGATGGAAAACCACTTATACATACAGACGGAACGGGATTTATATCGGAGGACTTAGCTTTGGAGTGCCCTATGAATGTATTTAAAGGGCAGGCAAAGCATGATGCTGGCCTTAAG AGAATTCCTGCCTTTGAAGTATTTCAGAATAAGACTTCGCAAGTAATACTGCCCGGGCTTGAACTTCGAGAACCA CCCTTGCTAATTCAGTTCCGACTTTTTTACAACGGTCTTGCTGTTAAAGGAACATTTCTAGTGAATAAACAG CTTCCTTCTAGAACAATTCAAATTCGCAATTCTATGATCAAAGTTGAAAAAGATCCAAATCTTGAAAATGCTGAAACAGAGAACTCACTGGAGGTGGTAGGAACCAG TAATCCGCCAAAGAGGGCATATATTTCAAGAAACTTAATAGCACTCTTAAATTATGGAGGCGTCCCAAGAGAGTATTTCATGAATATCCTTGTGGATGCTTTGAGAGATGTTCAGGGTGTTTTTTCTAGTAAGCGTGCAGCTTTAAGAG TTTCCATTAACAACGGTGATATGGATGACTTCCTAGTTGCAAGAATGATTTTATCTGGAATTCCTCTGAATGAATCGTATTTGCAATATCGGTTGTCTATGCTTCTGAGGGAGGAGAAAAAGAGCTTGAAAAGCGGAAGGCTTCACGTGCCTGATTGTTACTATTTGATGGGGACAGCCGACCCCACCTGTACTCTTGAGAGCAATGAAGTCTGCGTTATCCT TGAGAATGGTCAAATCAATGGGAAGGTTCTTGTCTATCGCAATCCTGGATTACATTTTGGTGATATCCATGTTTTAACGGCTAAATATGTGGAGGACTTGGTACCTGTGGTGGGAAATGCAAAATATGGTATATTCTTCTCTTGTAAGGGTCCCCGTTCAGTAGCTGATGAAATAGCCGGTGGTGATTTTGATGGTGATATGTACTGGGTTTCCAGAAATTCTCAG TTGTTAGAGTATTTCAGACCAGGTGAACCTTGGAGGCCAAGTCCTTCAATGGAAGTAATAGCTGATATAAAGCCAAATGAATTTTCTGCGGAGGATCTAGAGGCGGAgctatttaaattattcttgACAGCTCGGTTTCAGCCAAG TTATGCAAAGAGTGTTGCAGCTGATAACTGGGTAGCATTGATGGATCAACTACTAATGCTGGGTGAAGActgtaaagaagaaagaaatcgtGTAAGGGCAAAGATTCTCCGGTTGATCAATATGTATTATGATGCTTTAGATGCACCTAAAAAAGGCGGGAAAGAG ATTGAAGTTCCAGAACACCTGAAGGCAGGAACGTTCCCTCATTTCAtggaaaggggaaaaaaatcatataccTCAACATCAATTCTAGGACAAATTTTTGATACTGTTAACATGTTTCAAGAAGAAGCGCCAAACATTG AGGTTCAAAAACTTCCATGCTTTGAAGAAGAAGTGGCTGATGATACCTTGATGAAGTGGAAGTTTCAGTATGAGATGTATAGAAAAGAGATGAGGGACGCCTTGCAGCTCGATCCTGATGCCAAAAACGTAGCTGCTGAAGCCACCATTAAAAA ATATTGTACGGTGCGGAAGAGCTGGACGGCAGCCCGAGGTGGATGGAGGAGGTATACAAGGAAGCTCTTGCAATATATCACGTTACATATGAGTATGCGATGA